AACCGTCATATTTAGCTTTCAAAGGCTGACCATTCATGGAGGCGGTCAGATTTCTTCGAAGGATGCCAATCATGCCAGCTATGGAACGGAAGTTGAATGTATGGAATAATGCCAAGTTACTTAAAATTGACCTTACCGACGGCAGCAGCAGTTTTGGACGTCGGCACGTTTGTGCAATCTCCGATACCGAAAATATTCGGATAGTTCATGTGTTGCAGTGTCTCCTTATTCACATTGAGAAATCCGTTTTCATCCACGATCTTGGACGAGTTCCTCAAAACATCCGGGGCACTCATAGGCGGAGTCACGTGGAGCATACTGTATTTGACAGCCTACATACAAGAGAGATTGCTCAAGTTCAGTTACAAaatgtgattttgaaaaatcgatTAGAAGTTCAACCTTAGGGGCTTCTTCGGGCTTATCCAGGTTCTGAAAGATAGCCTCTCTGGTATCGGGTCGGACCTCTACGAGATTACTCCGCAGGTTAACCTCTATATTTCTTTCCTCGACGATTTTCCATAAGGCATCGGCATACTTCTTGACGCCAAATATGACCGGCAGAGAGGTATGGTAGATAATATTGGCATGATCCCTCCGATTCTCCTATTTGAAAACCAGTAAAGAATGGTTCGTTCACTGAAGGTTCAGGTCAATTTGGTCAATTCAATGCTCACCATTCGCAGGATTTTCTCGGTCAGGTACATGATCTTCTGGGGAGCTCCGGCGCATTTCACGGGCGTGTTGGGGAACGAGAACACACAGTTGCCCTCCTTAAACTGCTGAATGGATTCCCAGGTCTTGTTCACGTACCTCAAGTCGTAATTGGAACTCACACCAGGCGTCTCAAAGGCCTCAGGCAACCCTTTGATCTGTGTAGACCCAAATTGCccatcaaatccaaaaaaagcCCTTCATTTCAATGACCTACACACCACATCAAAGTTGAGCTGAAGCCCCATGGCGACCACCAGGAATTCATAGGAGATCTCATCTCCGTTTTGTGTCATCACTTTCGAATTATCCGGGTCGAAACCCACCACTTTATCCTTGATCCATTCGGCTTTGGAGGGCAAAACGCTCTGCATAGGTTTACCAGATTGCTCCAATTTCTTCTGACCACCACCCACCAAAGTCCACATGGCTTGGTAGTAATGCATCTACAAAAGGAGGGGCCTTGAATCTGCGGAAGAAACCCGCTTCTCAAGAGCATATAGGTAACCTTACATCTCTGGGTTCAATCACAGCCACCTGTCCGGCTCCTAACTTGGAT
This genomic interval from Tigriopus californicus strain San Diego chromosome 6, Tcal_SD_v2.1, whole genome shotgun sequence contains the following:
- the LOC131881785 gene encoding sulfide:quinone oxidoreductase, mitochondrial-like — its product is MNGLQGGKMLWQTRGCYSLGVQHGAYFSTSQNRNANKSFKLVVVGGGSGGCASAAKFASKLGAGQVAVIEPRDMHYYQAMWTLVGGGQKKLEQSGKPMQSVLPSKAEWIKDKVVGFDPDNSKVMTQNGDEISYEFLVVAMGLQLNFDVIKGLPEAFETPGVSSNYDLRYVNKTWESIQQFKEGNCVFSFPNTPVKCAGAPQKIMYLTEKILRMENRRDHANIIYHTSLPVIFGVKKYADALWKIVEERNIEVNLRSNLVEVRPDTREAIFQNLDKPEEAPKAVKYSMLHVTPPMSAPDVLRNSSKIVDENGFLNVNKETLQHMNYPNIFGIGDCTNVPTSKTAAAVAGMIGILRRNLTASMNGQPLKAKYDGYTSCPLVTGPNECILAEFDFQSPPQPLETFPINQAKPRWTMYNMKAHVMPHVYWQMLNGWWEGPKIFRKLAHLGMSR